In Mesoplodon densirostris isolate mMesDen1 chromosome 2, mMesDen1 primary haplotype, whole genome shotgun sequence, the DNA window TAGGTTTACAGTTTCCTTGTTGGTCTCCTGGGGACCAATGAGACCAGGAACACTTACTTACACAGGACCAAAGACAACCTTTCCCTGGGGTAATCCACAGATCCCAACTGCTAGCTAGTCCCTGGATACAGCACAACTTCCATTATTACCTTCTAACTCAGAGACTGGTTTCCAGGGCCATATTCAGATCTCAGCATCAGAATAGAAACCATGTCTAACCTTGCACCCTACATCTTGCAGATGCCAGCATCTATTTGGCTGAGGAGATAATAGATTAAATCTGAGAGTGGAAGAGAAAGGTGCTGAGCTTATGTcaccatcttcccagaatccACTGCTCCCTGCTGTCCAGCTATGTCAGTGGCCAATCCTCAGCCAAATGGAATTTTTAAGTTGATTTAGTGCCTTTCTAAAGGATAAAACACACAAGCTCCAGCAGAAACTtccaaaaataacatacaaaatcCTCAGTTCTAATTTGAGTCTACTTTGGGCTGAAGTCTGGACACTGATTGTAGATAGGTTTagcatttaatttagaaaagatgGTAGTAAGACACTTTGGGGAACATCTTTTAAGATGTTATGCTTACACTAAGAGCAGGAGGAAGGATGGGAATAAAAAGGGAATTTTAAATGAATGCTTACCATACTCAAGATACTCCACACTGTTGCTTTaatcttaaaaatgataatacagTAAAATAAGGTATTGTTGTCCTCATCTTAAGGCAGGGATACAGAAAAGTGAGACTCAGAAAGTTTACATTACTTGCTCAAGTTTACTCATAACTGCCCAAACCCAGGGCCTACACCTGTTTCTCTTGTACTGAATATCAGGGAACCCTACCATCATTACTTGGGCTATTATTaggtatattttctatttcctgtcATTTTTATTGTTAGTGGTTAAGAAGAGTCTGCGTTTTCTCTTCTGAGCCAGCAGGGTAGTTAGGGAAACTATTTTGCTTTGCAGTGAGCAAGGGAGGAGTGAATATGGGGGTGGGGTAGAGGTAGGGGGAGAATGGATAAGAGCAAGCAAAGAGAGCAAGAGGATCAATCCCTGgtttctggaaagaaagaaagaggacttCATGACTTtgagttgctgctgctgctgcttctcctccccAGCCAGTAACAAAAAGAAAGGTAAAGAGCCAGGAAAGCTTGTGTGTTCCCACCCTACTACTTCCTACATACCTGAACCCACCACCTTATCTTGAACCCCTTTTCTCTTGCTCTTCCCTCATTTACAAAGTCTCCAGTTACACTCTTTCCTTCatctccattttctctccttgttATCCTATTTGAGAGCCAAAATCTGCCTCTACTGTGAAAAGATGCCCAAGAGTAACACTGATGACACACAATAAAGAAAACCTCCAGTCAGTGGAAACAGAGAAGCCTGAACAAGTTTACCTGCTTACCCTGGAAAGTTTCCAAAAGACCTCCAAAACCTTCCTTTAACTGAAATACTTCTAATTAACCTACTTCTCCTCAAGTACTAacagttaagatttttttttttttccaagtcctTAAACTAGCGGATTACCAACGAACTCTTCAAATGCAACTTGTTTCTAAGGTGAATTCCGTCTTTATAGTGTTTGGGTTCATGAGAAGTTAATGAGTAGATAAAATagcaatataataatatatttagaaattttaatcCTTTAAGGATTTGCTGCCAAAATTATTTAGCTTATTAAAGATAAAttattctgggcctccctggtggcgcaagtggttgagagtccgcctgccgatgcaggggatacgggttcgtgccccggtctgggaggatcccatatgccgcggagcggctgggccctgtgagccatggccgctgagcctgcgcgtccggagcttgcgcgtccggagcctgtgctccgcaacgggggaggccacaacagtgagaggcccgcataccgcaaaaaaaaaaaaaaaaaaaaaaaaaagataaattattcttttaaattatttaacaatTCAGAAAAAAGTCAAAGTTATACTTGGTAAAGGCATTATATAGTAAAGAAGTTCCAACGTTTACTAACAAAAAGGTATTTGAAATTTTACAAAGTCTTTTAATTGCATAAATTGCTAATGTAATACTAGTTTCCAATGATTATCCAAAATGCTGCTACGACAATTAATTCCACATGCATCAAGTTAATGGTATATTTGTCTTGTTTGATATCCAATTATGGAGCAAGGTTATTGACGTTATTTGGCTTCCGATAGCAAATTTCCAGAGTCAGTCTATGCCATTCTTGGTCCTGAATCTATTTTACTGTAGGAATGCTGATGATTGAGGGATCTAATTGAGATAAGAGAAATTCCTGAACTAGTTCCTCTTGTTGATCATTATTTCCTAATTTTGTCCTCTTATTTACTAAAAATAGTATACCACTGTTTGTTTGTAATTCCAATTTCtatgctttgttttcttctaccATCCACTAGAACATTACCATTTAGACAagaatttcttctgtgatctaGGAACTTTATTTGCTTCTTGTTATCCAAATTTTGCtgtataaacaatattttatgaGGTGCTTAATTTTTACTTGACAAGTTTAACAAATCATCCAATGGTGttacagtatttattttatgGACTTTGAGTATATTTTTTGAAGGCTTTGAGCAATATTTGAGAGGTGAGGCACTCAATTTGCTTATTGGTTTTACtgtagaaaacattttttcaaatttgCCAGTTTTAGCACTCATTTCTTGAATAACAGTTTTATCAAGGAAACCCACAGATCTTCTTGTTAGGCTGGAAAAAGTCTGTGAAAAGTTATAGAGTTTATTCCAAGATATGTTTTCAAATGTGTGCTCGCTAGTTTTCTTCCTTAGTTTATCATCTATAACTCTACGGCTTACTTCAAAAGATACTGCTTGTATAGCTTTCTTCTGTGTTGTAGGCAGAGTTCTTTTGGGTTTGGAAAGAGTAATAGATTGACCTCTAGCTACAGATTTGAGCATTTCACAATTTCTTTCTAAAACAATATTTGATCTTTTATATGGGTAACCATTTCCATTTTTCATAGAATGGGGAGGAAGCCTGTTTTTTGTCAAAAGTAACATTTGTACATATCCAGTCTCATGGAAAATTATGggatttgtatcattttgttcCTGTGGATTAAAGAAGAGAGTATTCATCATTAGTCTATTGAGGCAAGAaggctataatttttaaaacatgaaaataaaatcgTGAAGTATTCTAGAAATGACTACATAGaagtttttaatataaacaataatggtatttaaacatataaaaaagatgTCCTTGTATGTGACACACTTCTTTCTCTTGACACTCTGTTGAGATGTTAGGAGTAAAATCTGAACTTTTGGCCTCCTAAAACCCTTTTTGAAATAGAGTGAGATATAAAGAAATGTTTGGTGTTGTCACTGGGAAATATGAAAGTTGGTGGGATGGAACATTGTTCTGTCATTTCTTAGGTTTCCATGTCCAGAAATAAGCAGCATACCAAAAAATGGATTGagtcaaaaatcaaaagaaatataaCTGATTATAAGCCAAAATTACAGTCTGAGTATCCTAATAAGTtcagaaaatgtaaatttttctttaaaataattatattcattACTATACCCCAACATTTAGCACAATACTTAGCCCAATAAAAAGTGCTCAATATATATCTGTGGAATAAAATAGCCAAAGTAATAGACTGACTTAAAAATAGATTACTTTTATCACAGTAGTAGCAAAATCTGTATGTATGAGCTACTCACTGAACTCTTTTTCACATTTCCAttgtaagaaaaaaagattaactcCACAGAAACTCATCAAATATGAGTATTACTAGTATTTAGTTTGTAAACTTTAAGTCAATGATTTCTACTTAGATTTCTACtttcttttagaaatataattaatGAAGTAAGAAATTAGGATCATCTAATTGTATATTAGTGTCCTTAGTGTGAAaggcatattaatgcatatgatTATTGAAAAAATGACAAAAGATCTAGTTTTGCAATCCACTGGTGAGGCCCATGTTACCTATTTAGTGATAGTAGTAGAGGTTTGTCAAATTTTTGGTCTGTCTAATCAATACCTTAGGGAATTTTCCACCTTCCGAGTCAATGTACACTTAGGTAGAGGCAAAAACTCGCTTTATCAGCCTCCCTTGAGGTTAGGGCGTAGGTGTGTGACCTAGGCTCTGCCACTCAGACATACCTAAGACAGTCTTCAGTTCAGAAAAAGCAAGCATTTTGAAAAGTAGGCATTGTGAAAACTATTCTAGTGAGGATGGTGGGAGATATATCTAGCTGAAGGGCAGCACTGGCAAAGATCTTAGACACAGTGTCCCCTGCCCAGAGTCAGAGCTGTAAACTTTTATCTGTGACAACAGCATGGGCCCCAGTAGAGCAACCTGGGGCTGTAACAGGGTTAGTCCTGATTGGAGAGCTTTCAAGCCAGATTGTCTCTCCAGCATCCTAGAGACTCTGAGCTACCAGATGGCCTTTAATGACTGTATTTTCTGGTTGAAATAGTTAAAATAGATTGATAGAAAAGTGAAACATAatccagtcatttaaaaaataccatctttatatttcttttataatcaaGAAAATTTGATAAATCGttctttataaagaaaaacacaaaattttcAGCTGGTGCAGAAGAATCCCCAGATTTGGGGTGGAGGTTCTAAAAAGAACACTAAGAATTTGTGTTGTTGTCACTTCAGAATATGAAGCCAAGAGGTAAGGAGAATTTATCAAAGATTCTGGGCACTGGAATATGACATTCCCACAAGTAGTAATAATACACATTTTTACTGAACAGTAGTAGATGTTTTTATTACCGTGTAAGAAGTTGCTGTCTTTGCTGGACTAATGTCGATTATCTTGGCATTTGGCTTTTTCAGTTCATCCTCAAAGCACAAGGGGAGCAAGCTTTTCTTTCTTACTGAATACTCATTTAATTGATCATTTCTgatggatttattttcttttgtactaAAATCATTCATCTCTGGAGgagattttattctgaaaatgaaCACAAGTTCAGCATAAACGTTTATAGGGCTGATTTCAGCTTGTCTGTTCTTGTCTGCCTTTCCCATTCCTCAACATCATTActgttagagaacaaacgtatggacaccaaggggggaaagcgggagcatgggggggtgggatgaattgggattgacatatatgcactaatatgtataaaatagataactaataagaacctgctgtatagcacaggaaactccacttcactgtacagtagaaactaacacaacattgtaaaacagctataccccaaatttttaaaaaatcactactGCTAACATCTCCCTCAAACCCTCTGCTATACTTTCAACCTGACAAGACCATCCTTTCCTGCTTGGTTTGTGGGGGAAAATAGCAAAAGCAGGGGTGGAAGCAAGACTGTAGTATGTGTGCCTCTTTGGTTTTTGAGTGGAGAGGAAGTATATTATGTAGGTTGAGGAGAACAACAGAGGAAGAGAGGTATATTTGCCACATCCTTTGTTGAGATTCTGGGATGAAAGTGCTTTTCAGGGCAGCTTCCAGCCAACACAGGGTGACCCTAGCTTTGTTATCAGGATGAAATGGTGTGGTTAGGCAGAGAGAGGATATAGTTTTTCATTCCAGATCTCCCTTGGTCCACACGTGACATGGACACTGAGATTAAGCTTGCAACAAGCTTGTCATTGCAGGGGTGCAGTGACCCATAGCAAAGGCTTGACTTGGGTGAGGTATAAATAGACAGTCTAAGAAGACATGAAGAGAGCTAAATGAGTTCTACCATACTAGTGATAGTTGAGAGTGGACCCTATCCAGGTTCAGAGAGAATAGACTATGCGTTCATGAAGCACAAATGTCAGTAGCCACAGAACATCTAGGAATGAGGTCAGCAGTACAAGGGCACTGACCAAGATCCCTGGCCAAGTACCTTTTCCTCAATGTCACGAAGTCCAGTGAGCCCCTCACTCATATACTAAGATACCATGgtagaaagaaacagaaggacTGTGTTAAACCTAAAGAGGCTGTGCATTTTTACTCCAAACAAAGTTTAAAACACAATGGattaatatgaatttttttcattacacAGGGTTTGAGGATCTCATGAGAAGTATCagaactatataaaaataaaaagctacttttttttcacatccatgttgtagtgtaaTTAAATTTGTATCTACTATAAAAATGCAATTGCATTCTCTCCATTCATTTTTCATTGTCTTCCTCTCCATTTGACTGTGAACTTGCAGCAGATAGAGCATGTGCTCAAGGTCTGAATGTGACCTTGTGTCACATGTGTATGAACTTGTCTGAATGTGAATGTGACTAGCTGAGCAGTCTTAGAACAGTCATTGGATTGTAGTATGGGCCTAGATGGCCATAATAAGCCAGAATAAGTTCATTCTGgtctacaagaaaataaaaggcagaatTCTTCTTCTTAGAAACATctttgaacaaaataaaattaaaaattttaaataaattacttttattaaCTTAATCTTCTAAGTGACCAACAAAATCAAATGAtcccctaggtttttttttttcagtttgagatGAAATTATAAAAGATTTTCATAAAAGACACATACATATTATGgtatttagaaaatactttatataaaatatttttcaatgtaaaATAACATGGAAAGTACTTGGTATTCTGCTTGATCTGTAGTAGCTATTCAGTAAAAACTTCTTAAGTGAACAAGATAGAACTGGAAAAGACTGATATCAAGGATCTAATGTTTGGCTAACATAAAACTGGTCTTGTTGAAGAGAGGCATTCCCAAATTTGCAAATCTCTCTAAAATGTAAAGTCATTATTAGCCAGTAGGAAGCCTCAGATGGTTAAACACTTGGTATGGAGAGAGGTCAGTTAGCACATGCCAGACAGACTTTGCCACCTGGCATGAATAAAGTGTCCAAGGCAGAACTCTTCCAAATATGCCTGCTGGCCACTCCAGCATTACTCTACTTTCTTAAACATGTTCCCAGACACACATGCTGTTGGCAAtaaattcagtttttttcttgtccTCAAGTAGTTTGTATCCTAGTGCAATGTTTCCCAACCTTTTCCACATAATGACAGACATATTAGTTAATAGTCTTTGTTCAGTACACTGAGATAAACACTTGAGAACACTTGTAGCCTGGGTACCATGGGGCCAACTCCGCAGTTTTGAAGGCTGAAGGATCAACATTTCAGCACACCTATAAACCTCTCTGAGCACAAAATTACCACAGTTTATTGGTTAGGAAGCTCTGTTCTAGAGAGAGGAAATagtcaaaaaccaaacaaaccaaccaacaaaacatatatataaaataatttcaactaCTTGTAAgtattacagaaaaatataaatatgatacTTCATCTAGGGTGGCTATGGGAGACCTCTCTCAGGAGGGGATATTTGAGCTGAAATCTGAGAAAGGGAAGTAGGCATCCAGGTGATAGAACTGGGGGAATAGCAAGTGTAAAGGTCTGAGTATGAAACCAGCTTGGAATGCTCACTGGAAGGCCAGTGTTGCTGTAGTGTAGGGATTAGGAGAGTGGAGTAAGATGAGATGAGACAAGTGTCAGGGGCCAAAACATATAAGGGCACATGTAGAACAGCCCACAACTGCTATCAAGGAACATTTCAGAGAAAATGTGACATCTGAGTAGAACTTAAAGGATAATGCAGTA includes these proteins:
- the C2H1orf141 gene encoding uncharacterized protein C1orf141 homolog, which codes for MAKKILEKLDILDEQAKTLLAIRAKKNCLQSEVKKKISVIPLTFDFQLEFEKDIATSISEAESKITKDRSYGIKKTKRYVSFKNMPEPKKSDFEKSNLRPHFVPTKIKIQEIKSIEPVEEYLKSRSIRPFHYLKDTTEAEHVKPFHELYSQHRQQQCRRTLGSTIFSPVPSIQSNAYKNEKDSIYSTKENKSIRNDQLNEYSVRKKSLLPLCFEDELKKPNAKIIDISPAKTATSYTEQNDTNPIIFHETGYVQMLLLTKNRLPPHSMKNGNGYPYKRSNIVLERNCEMLKSVARGQSITLSKPKRTLPTTQKKAIQAVSFEVSRRVIDDKLRKKTSEHTFENISWNKLYNFSQTFSSLTRRSVGFLDKTVIQEMSAKTGKFEKMFSTVKPISKLSASPLKYCSKPSKNILKVHKINTVTPLDDLLNLSSKN